The region GGATCGCACGCCCTGCGGTGTCCCAGCACCTGGCGAAGCTGCGGCTCGCCGGTCTGGTGTCGATGCACCGCGACGGCCGGCGAGCCGTCTACCGCGCTCGCGGCGGACACGTGCGACGGTTGTTGGCCGAAGCGTTCCAGGCGGCCGACCACCACGTGACCGGCACACCCGACCACGACTGAGGTGCCCGCTCTTCCGCGCGCTACAGGAGTCGGCCCAGGGTGGGCCCACCACAGTCCGGCACCCGTCCGAGGGCGGCGGTGGCGGCGGTGGGGTGGTACCGCACACCACCGACGACCACGGCTGAAGCCCAAGCCGGAACGGTGGATACCACCGCAATCACCACACAGCCGAGACCCAGCGAGAGCGTGGAAGACGAGGCCGGCCGGAGTGGTCGGAGGAATCAGGACCGGGGTTGTTGTTCCCGTCCGGGCGCGGTGGCGGTGGTGAGGTGGTGGTAGGTGTTGGTGCGGCGGAGCAGGCGGTCGAGGAACGCCGGACGGCTGTCCAGCAGGAGGACCGCGCCGGCGGTCGTCGCGGCGCGGTGGGTGGACAGGAGCAGCGACAGGCCGTGCGAGTCGCAGAAGGTCAGGTTCGAGCAGTCCACCGCCACCACCGCCGGGCGGTGCGCGGCGAGCACCTGCCGCACCACGTCGAGGAGTTCCTCGCCCAGGTCGTAGACGAGCTCTCCGGACAGTTCCACGGCCGCGCGCTCGGCGGCGACGGAGACGAGGGTGCAGGTCAAGTGCTTCGCTCTGGTCATGCGGCAGGTCCTGGCTCGGTGTGGGGGGACGTTCGGGCGATCGCGGTCCGGGCTTCGCGGAGCAGGCACGTGGCGCGCGGGAAGTCGCGCAGTTCGGTGGCCAGCAGGTCGAGCGCGAGACCGAGGAAACGGGTGGGCGCGCCGCGCACGGCCAGGATCTCGGCGGTCCACGTCACGTGGCCCGCCAGCAGCGAGGGGTCGTCCGTGTAGAGCGCGGTGCACAGGTGGTCGACGATGTGCGCCAAGTCCTCGGGGGTGTGCCCGGACCCGTGGTCCGTCCCGTCGAGGCCCGTGTGCACGGCCCGCACCAACCGGGTCGCCGAGCGCGCGACCAGCGTGTACTCCTGGTCTGCCAGGTGGGGCAGGTCGTCGATGGGCTGGTGGGCGTCCCGCCTGCGGATCGGCGCTCCCCCGGCCAGCAGGTCCGCCGCCGTCCGCGCGTCGGGGGCCCACAGGTCCGCGCCCAGCAGCCGGGCGTAGCGGCCGTCCGGGCCGAACGCACTGCCGCCGACCAGCACCGGCGTCCCGGCGGCCTGGCAGGCGGTGATGGTCGCGTGCGCGGTGGGCAGCCTCGGCGCGAGCGAGCCGGACAGCGCCACCGCCTCGGGACCGGTGGTGTGCAGGTGGGTGATCAGGTGCGGGGTGGGGATCTGCGCGCCGAGGTAGTCGACGCGGAACCCGCGCAGGGCCAGCACTTCCGCCAGCAGCCGGGCGGGCAGCGCGTGCCACTCGCCGTCCACGCAGGCCACCGCGATCCGCGCCCGGTGCGGTCGGGGGTACCGGACGGCGGCGCTCAGCTTCGCGATGACCCGCTCGTTGATCGCCGTGGCGGCGTGCTCCTGGGCGACGGTGAGCCGGTCGGCCGCCCACTCGGCGCCGACCTTGCGCTGCACGCCGCCGATGACGTCCAGCAGCACCGACTCCGGGTCCAGCCCGTCGTCCAAGGCGCGCCGCACGACGTTCCCGGCGGCGTGGTCGTCACCGCTGACGACGGCGTGCCACAGCGCGTCACCGGACTGCTCCAGCAGGTCGGCGGTCGCGGTCACGGGGTGTACCGCCCGCGGCCGTGCCCGCCCACGGCCGTCAAGTGCTGCCCGCGCGGGGCGGTGATGGCCAGCAGCGCGATGTCGTCGTGGCCGCCGTCCCCGATCCACTCGGCGGCGACCATGTGGACGTGCTCGGCCACGGCTTCGGCGGGCATCCCCGCGCACGAGGCCAGCACGTCGCGCAGCCGCTGCTCGCCGAACATCTCGCCGCCCAGCGGCCCGCCGAACGCCTCGGTGATGCCGTCGGTGTAGAGCAGGCAGGTCTCGCCGGGCGCGAGCACCACCTCCGCGGTGGTGGACGAGATCGTGGGCAGCACGCCGATCAGCGTCCCCGAGGTGGGCACCTCCTCGACCACGCCGTTCGCCCGCACGACCAGCGGCGGCAGGTGGCCGCCGGAGGTCAGGCGCAGGCGCACCCCGGCGGTGGACCGCGCTACCGACGCCAGCACCAGCGTGACGAACCGGGTGGAGTGCCTGCTCAGCAGCGCGTCGTTGAGCAGCGACAACACCCGGGAGTGGTCCTCGGACATGGGGAGCAGCGCCTGCACGACGCCGCGCACCTTGCCCGTCATGACGGCCGCTTCCAGCCCCTTGCCGCACACGTCGCCGAGTACCGCCAGCAGGTCGTCCGGACCGGAGGTCACCGGGTGCAGGTCGTAGAAGTCGCCGCCGACCCGCTCGGTGTCCGACGCCGGGCGGTAGCGGCCCGCGAACTCGACGCCGTCCACCTGGCGCAGCACGGGCGGCAGCAGGTCACGCGTGAGGATGTCGGTGATCGATGCCTGCGCGGCGAACAGCCGGGCGGCGGACATCGCCGAACCGGCGCGCGCGGCGAACAGCCGGGCGAACACCTCTTCGTCCTCGGTGTAGGCCTGGTGCCGGCTGCGGCGCAGCAGCACCAGCGCGCCCGCCGGCACGCCGTGGCCGGGCAGCGGGGTCACCACGATGGAGCCGATCTCGCCGAACTCCTCGGGCACCAGCCAGCCGGGAGCGGAACCGGGGTCGATCCACCGCGACGGCACCGGCGGGAACCCCTGCAACGCCTCGGCCAGGCCCGCCACCTCGTCCGCATCGATCACGAGCCGGTCGTGCACCGGGGTCCCGCCCCGCGTGCACCGCGTAACCGGGAACTCCCGGCCGCTGCCGGGCGCGATGACCAGGGCGGCGTCCGCCAGGTGGTCGGCGGCCAGCTGAGCCGTGAGCTGCCGGCACCGGTCCGGGTTGAGCGAGGTCAGCAAGGCGGACGAGACCTTGCTCAGCAGGGCGGTGCGCTCCCGTTCGACGCGCAGCTGTTCCCGTGCCAGGTCGAGGTCGGTGCTGTCGACCAGCCACCAGGTCACCGAACCGTCCGCGTGCGGGGCGGCGTGCGCTTCGAAGCTGCGCTGCCCGATCGTGCCGGACACCGGTTCGCGCACCCCGGCGGCGTACCCGTCGTGCGCGTCCGCCAGCCAGGCGGACCCCTCGCGCAGCGGCGTGCCCGGGAGCAACCCGGGGAACAGCCGCTCGGCGGCGGTGTTGACCGCGCTCACCGTGTCGCCGGCGACGACTACCCCGGGACAGGGGGCACCGGTCCAGCCCGTGTCCCGCAGAACGTCCCGCAGGACTGGTTGATCGGTCTCCACCACAATGCACGGACGCCCGTGTCGGGGCCCTCCACCTCACAGAACTTGGTTGTTGGACGACAATGATTGTAGTGCCGAGCCGTCGTCACCGCACGCGGGTCGATCATCGGGCGTCCGCCACCACCCCCGGCACGCCGATGGCGAGGCCGTCAGAGGTGGATGCCACCACCACCTCCAGCTGGGCGGCGTCGGACAGCACCGAAGGACCGAGTCGGGTCGTCAGGATCGCAGTCGCGTGAGGTGCGCACCGCGTATCCACGGGTGCCCTGTCCTGGGGCTTTGCCACTGAGAACGAAACTTGAGCAGGAACGCGACGACGTTCCGGTCCGGGCCGTGGGCCGAGGGGTCCGCCCATCTCCCACGCGCTACCGCTTCCGGCTTCTCGTGACGCCGAAGCACCCGTCCGGACCGCGACTGCGGGCCGTC is a window of Saccharothrix espanaensis DSM 44229 DNA encoding:
- a CDS encoding ArsR/SmtB family transcription factor, with amino-acid sequence MYARDDVATTQDWQQLPSGEHVEAAVDGFRMLADRTRFQMMWLLCGAEYDVTSLATVVGIARPAVSQHLAKLRLAGLVSMHRDGRRAVYRARGGHVRRLLAEAFQAADHHVTGTPDHD
- a CDS encoding cobalamin B12-binding domain-containing protein, translating into MTATADLLEQSGDALWHAVVSGDDHAAGNVVRRALDDGLDPESVLLDVIGGVQRKVGAEWAADRLTVAQEHAATAINERVIAKLSAAVRYPRPHRARIAVACVDGEWHALPARLLAEVLALRGFRVDYLGAQIPTPHLITHLHTTGPEAVALSGSLAPRLPTAHATITACQAAGTPVLVGGSAFGPDGRYARLLGADLWAPDARTAADLLAGGAPIRRRDAHQPIDDLPHLADQEYTLVARSATRLVRAVHTGLDGTDHGSGHTPEDLAHIVDHLCTALYTDDPSLLAGHVTWTAEILAVRGAPTRFLGLALDLLATELRDFPRATCLLREARTAIARTSPHTEPGPAA
- a CDS encoding PP2C family protein-serine/threonine phosphatase; translated protein: MSAVNTAAERLFPGLLPGTPLREGSAWLADAHDGYAAGVREPVSGTIGQRSFEAHAAPHADGSVTWWLVDSTDLDLAREQLRVERERTALLSKVSSALLTSLNPDRCRQLTAQLAADHLADAALVIAPGSGREFPVTRCTRGGTPVHDRLVIDADEVAGLAEALQGFPPVPSRWIDPGSAPGWLVPEEFGEIGSIVVTPLPGHGVPAGALVLLRRSRHQAYTEDEEVFARLFAARAGSAMSAARLFAAQASITDILTRDLLPPVLRQVDGVEFAGRYRPASDTERVGGDFYDLHPVTSGPDDLLAVLGDVCGKGLEAAVMTGKVRGVVQALLPMSEDHSRVLSLLNDALLSRHSTRFVTLVLASVARSTAGVRLRLTSGGHLPPLVVRANGVVEEVPTSGTLIGVLPTISSTTAEVVLAPGETCLLYTDGITEAFGGPLGGEMFGEQRLRDVLASCAGMPAEAVAEHVHMVAAEWIGDGGHDDIALLAITAPRGQHLTAVGGHGRGRYTP
- a CDS encoding STAS domain-containing protein, encoding MTRAKHLTCTLVSVAAERAAVELSGELVYDLGEELLDVVRQVLAAHRPAVVAVDCSNLTFCDSHGLSLLLSTHRAATTAGAVLLLDSRPAFLDRLLRRTNTYHHLTTATAPGREQQPRS